DNA sequence from the Thermoanaerobaculia bacterium genome:
CGCAGGGACGGCGACGGGCACCGCTGGCTCCGGTTCCGGGACGGGAGGCGCGATTCTCAACCACGGCGCCCTCTCCATCGACACTTGCGCCTTCACCGGCAACGCGGCCACCGGCGGCACGGCGAGCCCCGGGCCCAACAACGGCGGCACGGGCGCCGGAGGCGCGATCTACAACGACGCCGGAGCCACGCTCAGCGTGAGCAACTCGGTGTTCTCGGGAAATACCGCGACGGGAGGCACCGGCGGCGACGCCGCATTCGCCGGAGATGGCGGCGACGGGGTGGGGGGAGCGATCTTCAACGCGGCGACCGCGACGGCCACGATCACGGGCTCGCAGTTCAATCAGAACGTCGCGAGCGGAGGGACCGGGGGCAGCTTCAACGTCAACGGCGGGAGCAGCGGTTTCGGAGGCGGCGGAGAGGGCGGGGCGATCTATTCGGGCGGCGCGCTCGAGGTCTCCCTGTCCGTGTTCGCATCGAACGAAGCCTCGGGCGGCACCGGCGGCGTGGGGACCGGCGGGGACGGAGGAGAGGCGCTGGGAGGAGCGATCCTGGACACCCTGAGCGCCGTCGTCGGCGTCACGACCTCGACGTTCGATTCGAACACGGTTGCCGGCGGGAGCGCAGGGGCGGGCGGCGATTTCGGCGGCGGCGGCCATGGCGCCGCGATCGGCAACTTCTCGCAGGCGACCCTGACTCTCACCGATTCGACGCTGACGGCAAATCACGCGACCGGCGACTGCGGCACCGGAGGCGGGATCCACAATTTCGGCGCGGGAGCGACGCTGACCAACGACACCATCCAGGGCAACTCGGCCTCGTGCAGCGGCGGCGCGATCACCGACGTCTCCGGTCTCACGCTGCTGAACTGCACGATCTCGGGCAACACGGCCGACAGTGGCGGCGGCATGGACGTCACGGTGGAGGCCGGCGCGGTGACCCTCACGAACACGATCGTGGCGGGCAACACCGCGACGACCGGCCCCGACGGCAACGTCTTCATCGGGACCGTTCAATCGGGCGGCCACAACGTGATCGGCATCGCGTTCACGGGGGGCTTCGCCGCCGGTTCGGGCGACCAGATCGGGACGATCGGCAGCCCGCTCGACCCGGGCCTGAACGCGCTCGCGAACAACGGCGGTCCGACCCAGACGATGGCCCTGACGCTGACGAGCCCGGCCCTCGACCACGGCGACGACTCGAAGTGCCCGCCGACGGACCAGACGACGATCACGACGCGTCCCCAGGGCGCGGCGTGCGACGTCGGAGCGTTCGAGCTCCCGGTCACAACGGGGACCGGCGGCAACGCCTTCACTCTGAGCGTCACGATCGTCGGAGACGGGTCGGTGACGAGCGCGCCGACGGCGGGAATCGACTGCCCTTCCGGTTGCTCTGCGGCCTACTTCGCGGGGACGAGCCTGACGTTGACGGCGACCCCGGGCACCGGCTCGGTGTTTCGCGGCTGGAGCGGCGGATGCACCGGCTTCAACCCGTCGGCGCCGGTGACGATGAACTCGAACGTCGCTTGCACGGCGACGTTCGGGCCGCCCGCACAGGTGCCGATGCTCGGCGCGGGAGCGTTCGCGGGCCTCGCTCTCCTCCTCGCTGTGAGCGGCGGGCTGGTCCTGCGCCGGCCGTAGCGGGAACGGATCCATTCCGCGGACGCGGACGTTTCGCGGCGATCCTGGCGGTGCCAGGCGCGACGAATCGATCTATCTGATCGTCGACAAACTGGAGATCGACGTCTTCACCGTCCGATTCCGTCCTCCTCGCCGCTCCCCACCGCCGAATAGCCGCTTCGCGAGCTCCGAACCCACGGCGGCGTCGCGTCGTTGAGGACGATCTTTCCCGGGATCGCCTCGTGATCGCCGAACGAGCCGTGCATCTGGAAGCTGTTGAAGCTCGCGGCCTGAATCGCTTCCCGACTCGCGTCAGTTCACGGTGACCGCCTTCGAACCGGACGCCGAGCATCCGGATGCATTCCTTACGGTCACGCTCAACGTCATGGTTCCCCTCGAGCCGGCCGTGAGCGAGATCGACGGCGTGCCGTTGCCCGAGTTGATCGTTCCGTTGGTTACCGACCAGACATAGGTCGCTCCGCTCCCCGCGCTCGGAACGGAGGCGCTCCCCTTCTGCTTCGCCTTGATCGACGACGGAGCCGTGATCGCTGCGGAAGGCGCCGCATTGATCGACACGGTTGCCGACGACGAGCTCGAACAGCCCGCCGCGGTCTGCACCGTGACGCCGAGGAGCGCCGAACCCGACGCTCCCGCGGTGTAGGTGATCGTGTTCGTTCCCGCTCCCGCCGTGATCGTGCCGCCAGAGATCGTCCAGGAGTAGCCCGCACCCGCCTGAGAGACGGTGGAAGCCGTCGACGAAGACCCGGCGCAGACATTCGAAGGAGTCGTTATCGAGCTCAACGGCAGCGGATTGATCGGAATGGTCGTCGACGAGGTCGCCATGCAGCCATTCGGGGTGCGGACGGACAGCCCGAGCACCACGCTCGCGCCCGTACCGGCAGTGAAAACGACGCTCGGTGTTCCGGCCCCGGCCGTGATCGCTCCTCCGCTGATCGTCCAGGCATAGCTGTTTCCCGAATTCGAGACTGCCGACGCGGCATAGCCGCCGCTTCCCGCACAGACCGCGGCCGGAGCGGAAACCGCCGCGTTCGCCGAGTTGTCGACGGCCACGGAGGCGCTTCCCGACGCCTGACATCCGTCGGCAGAGGTCACCGTCACGCTCACGACGGTTCCGGATGCCGAATTCGGAGTGAACGTGATCGACCGCGTCCCGGCGCCGGAAAGGATCGATCCCGTCGTGAGAGACCACGCGTAAGTCGCGCCGGCGCCCGCCTCCGGCACCGATGCCGTTCCGGCCGCCGAAGAACCACAGAGCACGGAAGGCGCGCTGATCGTGGCGTCCGGGCCGGATTCGAGCCGCCCGGAAACGTCGTTCGTCACGACCGATTCACCGCACGCCGACGTCGACACGCAGACGAGATAGAAGGGACCGCCCGCCGCCAGGGGAAG
Encoded proteins:
- a CDS encoding choice-of-anchor Q domain-containing protein; this encodes LAAMLLALPARAVVITVMNANDSGAGSLRAALTIAADGDTVNFDAGLSGSTITLLSQISVGSSVAIQGLGSSHTLISGSTSRIFEIAAGKTVSISGVSFSAGTATGTAGSGSGTGGAILNHGALSIDTCAFTGNAATGGTASPGPNNGGTGAGGAIYNDAGATLSVSNSVFSGNTATGGTGGDAAFAGDGGDGVGGAIFNAATATATITGSQFNQNVASGGTGGSFNVNGGSSGFGGGGEGGAIYSGGALEVSLSVFASNEASGGTGGVGTGGDGGEALGGAILDTLSAVVGVTTSTFDSNTVAGGSAGAGGDFGGGGHGAAIGNFSQATLTLTDSTLTANHATGDCGTGGGIHNFGAGATLTNDTIQGNSASCSGGAITDVSGLTLLNCTISGNTADSGGGMDVTVEAGAVTLTNTIVAGNTATTGPDGNVFIGTVQSGGHNVIGIAFTGGFAAGSGDQIGTIGSPLDPGLNALANNGGPTQTMALTLTSPALDHGDDSKCPPTDQTTITTRPQGAACDVGAFELPVTTGTGGNAFTLSVTIVGDGSVTSAPTAGIDCPSGCSAAYFAGTSLTLTATPGTGSVFRGWSGGCTGFNPSAPVTMNSNVACTATFGPPAQVPMLGAGAFAGLALLLAVSGGLVLRRP